The genomic interval GTGCCTCGGTCGGAAAGGAATCGGCGAACCAGACCGGCTGGATGCCGCTCTGGAACTGCGTAAAGCCGAGGAACGCGCCCATCACGGCCATGGTCATGGCGATCGAGTTCTGGTTGAGAATCGGAAAGTAGACCAGGCAGCAGACCAGCGTGCAAAACGAACCGAGCATCAGCGCGCGCTTGCGTCCAATCCTGTCACTCAGATAGCCGCCCGCCAGTGCGCCCACGATGGCGCAGACATTGGCGATCATCAACAGCATGAAGCCCGTCTGCTTTGGCACGCCGAGGTGTTTCGTCAGATAACTGAGCGAAAACACCACGATCAGATAAAACAGTGCAGCGGGCCCGCAAAAGAACAGCGTCAGGCGAAGTGCAGTGCGCCAGTGGTACTTCAGCACGATGCCGAGCGGATTCGCGGCGCGTGCCCGTACGCCGCTTTTGTTGAGCGCCTCGAAGGCCGGTGTCTCGGATACACGACTGCGGATGTAGATGCCCAGCAGCACAAGAACAAAGCTTGCGAGAAACGGGATTCGCCATCCCCAGGAATCAAAATCGTCGGATGAAAGCACGGCCGCCAGCGTGAACAGCGTGAAATTGGCGAGAATCTGGCTAAGTGGCGAACAGATGCCGAGCAAGCCTGAATACCAGCCGCGTCGTGCTGCCGATGCGTGCTCTACTGCCATCAGTTGAGCGCCCGTCGATTCACCCCCGAGCGCGAAACCCTGGATGATCCGCAGTGAAACCAGCAACGTCGGCGCGAGGATGCCGACCTGCTGATAGGTGGGCAGCAAGCCCATCAGGAACGACGACACGCCCATCACGGAGACGGTGACCAGCATCAGTTTGCGGCGACCCCAGCGGTCGCCGAGCATTCCGCACACGATTGCACCTAGAGGTCGCGCGGCGAGCCCGGCCCAGAAACTGGCGAGCGACGCGAGCAGCGAGGCGGTCGGGTCGAGGGACGGGAAAAAGAGCTTCGGAAAGACCGTGGCCGCGACCACGCCGTACAACGCGAAATCGAACCATTCGAGCGCGGTGCCTACGGTTGCCCCGGCCACCGCTCGGCGCGCCATCTGGTGGGCCTGCGCGGACTGGCTCGCTTCGGCGAGATCCGGGTCAGCAAAAGATGACATGTTGTCTCCTCATTTCTGTGTGGTGAAACGTTCGTTGTTGGTGCCGAACAAGTGCTATTGTTCGCGCTGCACAGAGGAACCGTTCCGCGGCGGAACTCCATTTCGTGTTGTGAAAACCACAAGAGATGTCGCTCAAACAAGGCCTACGCATTCTCGATTTTCTGGCGTCGCAAGGCGAAGGCGCGGGCCTCGTGGCTATTGCCGACGCCTTGTCCCTGCCGCGCAGTTCGTGCCATCGCCTGCTCACCGAACTCGTTGCGGGCGGGTACGTCAGGCAACTGGTCGATCACAGTCGCTACATTCTGACGATGCGGATGACGTCGAACCGGCTCGAATTCCTGAGTCTCACGGGCATCGCCGATATTGCGCAGCCGATCATCGAACGTTGCCGCGCGAACCGGCGAGTTGGCGCGGCTGTCTCTGGTCGACGGGGAAGCGATTATCTGGGTGGGCAAGGCGGATGGGCAGCGCGTCGGCTTTCGCTACGATCCCGACATGGGCCAGGCAGCACGACTTTCGTGCACATCGACCGGACATGCGTGGCTCATGACGATGACCGACGAACAGGCGCTCGCGCTCGTTCTAAAGCAGGGCTTCGGACAGCCGAACGAGTTCGGACCCAATGCACCGACGACGGTCAAAGCGCTGCTGGGGTTCCTGCACGCCGCGCGTGTGCGTGGTTACGCGATGATCGACGAGGTGTTTGCGCCGCGAATGTCAGCGGTGGCAGCGCCCGTCATCAGTGGCTCGCGCTGCGTCGGAGTGACCAGTCTGGCCGGGCCACGGGTGCGGTTGACCGTCGAGAAGATCCACGAGTACTCGGTCCTGCTGCGCGAGGCTGCGAATGAACTGGCCCAGTTGAGCAACATGGCGGGGTTCCCCAGCCGACCGCCGCTGGGCAAAGGATGATAGAAACTGAACCAACGCCGTGCGGCCGGCGAGGTAGGCGCACTTCGATCGTACCGCGGTTTCCGATACTTCGGCGTGGATGACCGAACGTCTCTGTTAGCGGCCCCTTGTTTGCCGGCCCGACGAACGGCCGGTTCGGGTCGCGTGCTGTCGATTGCCGTCAGGCAGTGACCGGCCACCAAGAGACGTTCAACCGGACCTTCACGCGGACGTTTGAAAGTCCGCTCCACCCCGAACAACCGACTTACGCTCGCGATCATGTCGATCGACGCCCCCCTTTCCCGGGCCGCCATGATCATATGGTGACGTCGGTGGCCGCCAACATCACCGGCACCGGCGCCCTCCGAATCGCGATAGGTCGGGAAGTGACCAATCGTCAGCCGGAGGGCGCGGAAATTAAAGGACCGAAAACCTGCGCCCAAGGTCAGGCTCAGCGTCACTCATGACAAGCGCCTTAGCAAGCGTGAGTCCATCCAGGACTCGACTAACGGAAGCCGTAGACCACGACCTTTTTCGGCTCTGTCAAGTTGGGGTAGATGGTTTGAGCTAGCACGATAAGATATGGTGTCCTTATGAATTTGCCTGAGAAGCTTTCACTCCCGTCCATTCCTGCCATGTAAGCAGACGCGCCTTCAGTTCGGCGCGATGGCATGCGGCATTCATCCGGTGCCGTGGCAAGGCGAAGTGCTGGCGGATCGGGCCGAAGCTGGCGAGAAAACGCTGTGTGCGTCGCGGGTCACGAAAGCCTTGCATCTGGCGCTCGCGCCGACGTGTGGGCTGATGACTATTCTCAGCGCGGTTGTTCAGACGGGCGGCCGCCCTGAAAAACACATGCTTCACGCTGGCTAGCTCGGGAATATCGGCCTTGGCCGCCGCGTAGCTGCGCAATTGATCAGTGACGATCTTGCGTGGCACGGGATGCAGGCGGAGCACACGCTTGAAGAAACGTTCGGCCGCGGCTTTGTCACGGCGCTTTTGCAGCAGAATATCGAGTTCTACACCGTGTTCGTCCACTGCACGCCACAACAGGTAGGGATCGCCGCGCAGTATCACGAACATTTCATCGAGGTGCCATGTCGAGCCCGGCCTGGCACGCGCAGCCTTCGCGCGACGCGCAAACTGCGCGCCGAACCGATCGCACCAGTTGCGTACTGACTCGTAGCTCACGCTCACGCCACGCTCGAGCAACAACTCTTCGATGTCACGCAGGCTCAGGTTGAAACGATAGTACCAGCGGACCGCGCAACCAATGACGGCCGCGGGAAATCGGAAACCATAGTAAGGTGACTTGCTCTTTTTCATGCCCCATCTTACCAGGCACCCAGCTCAACTTGACATTGCCGAGCTCAGTTGTACTTGAGTTCGAGTACGTCGACAAAGACTATCTTGAGGATTACTCCAGATTTTACGTGAAGCGATTCAGCAGTATTGGCCCGAAATGCGCGCGGCTACACTTTTTCTCGTGCGAGCTCGACCATCGGCGGATCGATGAACTACTCACTAACGGAACCAGTGAATCCGTCAAAGGAATTCAAGATTGTTACCTTGGGTTCATGGTAGTCAAACCCTTACCGAAGACGTTCATCGGCAAGACATGCCTCAAACACTATGAGGAAATCAACCAAACACCGTTCAAGAGGGCGCTAACGCGCCGCTACGAAGTCAGCCTCTTCGGTGTTCAACTTTACGTTGATTCCATCGCGTTCCAAGAACAAGATAAGGTGGTTTCGGCATGTGCGACGACATCGATCTGGTCGGCACTCAATGCGATTAAGTGGCGACCAGTCAGAACGATCCCTTCATGCAGTGAGATCACGACAAGTGCAATCAATTTCATTGAGGGTTCAAGCAACAGTTTTCCCAATAAGGAGCTGTCTAATAAGCAGATTCTCCGTGCATTCGATGTTGAAGGTTTGCGCCATCACACGGAGTCGCTTGAAAAGGTCAGTCGGGATGAGCTTGTTGAGACAGTGAAATGCTACATCGACAGTGGACTGCCATTGATCCTCGGATCCGATGTCTACGACCTTGACGGGGCGGGGAGCCTGGCTATCAAAGCCGGGCATGCCGTTTCGATCGTAGGCTACAAGTTCTCGGTATCGGCCGACGCTCGGTCCACGTCAAACACGATCCTCTCGGTTTCCGACGACCCTCTTTACATTCACGATGATCGCCTTGGACCTTTTGCGCGTGCACGTTTTGCGCAGTTTTGCGATTCGGCGCCCTTGGAACTAGCGGGAAGGTGGTGTCTCGTCGTTCAAGAGAAGGACGACACAGGTGGATGGAGTCACCCGCACGAAGTGTTCGTTCCAAACGTCCTGATCGCCGCAACGCATAAGAAGGTCCGCTTAGGTCCATCGTTCGCCATCAATACATGTAAAACAATAGTGAAGGCTTACGAAAACGAGGTGACGTGGCTCGGACAACAGAATGGAGCATCCGATATCTCGACCCTTCTGAATCAATTGACATACGAGGTGCGGCTAGAAGAAATATCGGATCTGAAAAGGTCTCTGGTCGAATCGAAACCTGAGAGCGTGTTCGTCGACACTGATGGCGCGGAAGTGCTGTGCTCTGATGAAGATCTCGCCGAACAGCAGCGGAACAAAGTGCGCTTCCTTACGGGGAGCTATGCTCGATTCCAATGGGTGGCCGACTTTAAGTATCAAAATCGCCCGGCCTTTACCATGCTAATTGACGCGACCGATATTCCACAGGGACATGCGGTCTCTGCGGTCCTCGTGAAGAACAGGACGGGTGCCGACGCGACGCTCGAGGTACTGAAATACGGGTCTTCGCCAAAGGCATTGCTAGCAATTGAAGAGGAGGATACTCAAACGTTCTTCACGTCATTCCTGCGACGCCTTCGACCTGCGGAAGACGGAATTGCTGATCATCTCAACAAAACCTACGGCGAACCGCGAGCTCCACGCAAACTCAAAGAGTCAGAATTCCGCGATGGGGAGATTCTTGTGAACGATACGTTGCAGCGCTTTTACGAACGTATGCGGTCCATCAGCGACGCCCCTCAATTCAGGTGGCGGAGCGCGTGACGTGTGGTAGGAACGCGGATCAGCGTAGGTTGGCCGGCAGCTTCCAGGGAAGCAGCGCGTCGTAGTCGTCGACCGTCTTTGCCAGAGGCAACCGCTGGAACAGCCAGGTGAGGTAGCGATACGGATCGATGCCGTTGGCTTTTGCTGACTCGACCAGCGAATAAAGATTCGCACTCGCATGTGCGCCAGCAACTGTATCGGCAAACAGGAAGCTTTTGCGTGCGACGACACATGCCCGTTCATTCTGCCCATATCGGGCAGGACGTGGAAGTCCATTATCGTTGGCACCCGCTGTATGGCCGCCGAGTCAAGGTTCGAGACATTGAACAACGCGGTGGCGACCGCGTTGTCCATGTTGAAGCGAGTGCTGGCGTAGTCAGGATAGTAGCGGGCTGGATGCTCGATTCTGTCATGTGTGCAGGGATGGAACTCGGTGACCCGAGAGTGACCGTAGCAGCGTTGGGCGAACTGCATCAGCTACTCGTTGAGCGAGGTTTGCGTGGAAACTCACCGGACGATTCCAACACCGTCCGGGAGAAACGCAATGGATACAAAGGTCGTTCCATCAAATCTGTCGCCAGAGACTCCTCACCAGATGAACCTGGCGTTCGACACCGCCGAGCTTCGGGGGATGAGCGCTCCCCAGCGTACAAAGGCGACGAACTGCCTTGCCAGCCTGTTGTTGCAGGCCGCCGGCATCGTAGCAAGGGGGCATGACGATGACGAACACTGATCGTTTGCCCGCCGCGCTACTCAAACGCAAAGCGGTTGTCTATGTCCGCCAGTCGACCCAGGCGCAGGTCCAGATGAACCTTGAGAGCAAGCGTCGTCAATACGAGCTTGTTGAGGAAGCGAAGCGCCGGGGATTTCGCAACGTCGAGGTCATCGACGACGACTTGGGCCGTTCGGCGAGCGGAACGGTGGCCAGGCCGGGTTTCGAGCGACTCGTCGGGTGGCTTTGTGCCGGAGAGGTCGGAGCGGTGCTGTGTCTGGATGCTTCGCGTTTGGCGCGCAACGGTCGAGACTGGCATCATCTGCTTGAACTATGCGGTCTCGTCGAGGCGAGGGTCATCGATCTGGACGGCGTATACGACCCGGGCCACCCGAATGACCGCCTCCTGCTTGGAATGAAAGGCAGCATCAGCGAATTCGAACTCAACGTGCTGCGTACACGTATGCACGACGCGCGCCACGCCAAGGCCCGCCGTGGTGAACTGCGCATCAGCGTACCCATTGGTTACGTGTGGCATCGTGAGGCGGGTCTGGGATTCGATCCAGATCTTCGGCTACAGGAAGTGATACGGACGATCTTTGCACGGTTTCGCGAACTGGGCAGCGCGCGGCAGGTTCTGTTGGCCATGCGGGCCGAACAGATCCACTTCCCGCGGCCCTCTGACGGTCGATCACTGATTACTTTCGACTGGACGCTGATTCGTTACCGCAACGTGATCGCGGTTCTCAAGAATCCGTTCTATGCCGGGGTCTACGCCTATGGTAAAAATGAGGTGCGGACGTCTGTCGTGGAAGGCCGCGCGCGCAAGAGCTATAAACACCCGAAGCCGTGTGGGGAGTGGAAAGTTATGCTCCAGGAACACCACGACGGCTACATCGGCTGGGACGAGTTCGAGCGAAACCAGAAGCAGCTCGCTGCCAACGCTTATGGCAAGGCTGGTGACGTCAAGACTGGGCGCGGTGGACGAGCTTTGCTGGCCGGCCTGCTCGCATGCGGGCGGTGCGGCAAACGTATGTCGACAGGCTATTCGGGGCGCGCGCCAGGTCATCCAGTCTATCGGTGCATGCGCCTTGAGTTACCCGCCGGAACGCCTCAATGCATTATCTTCGGCGGTTCGCGTGTAGATGCTGCACTCGCCAGAGAACTCGTCCGCGTTGTCGAGCCGTTGGCGATTGAGGCCGCTCAGCAAGCTGAACGGATGCATATGGAAACCCTCGAAGAACAGCGCCGGATCGTAGAACTGGAATTGCAGCAGGCACAATACGAAGCCACGCTCGCGGAACGGCGCTATGCTGCCTGCGACCCCGAGAACCGTCTGATTGCAGCGCAACTGGAGAAAGTCTGGGAAACTGCCCTGCGTCGCGTGCAAACCTGCCAGATGCGTCTGGACACAATCGGCACGACGACACCGGATCCCACTGTCGTCCCTGACTTTACCGGACTTGCCGGAGATCTGAATACCGCATGGAATGCGCCTGACGTCACGATGCGCGTACGTCAACAACTCGTTCGTGCATTGATCGCCGACATCATCGCCGATGTGGATGAGGTGACGCACGAAATCATCCTGACGATTCATTGGCAAGGTGGCCAGCACTCACAGTTGCGGATCCGCAAGCCCCGGCCGGGGGAACACGAGTGCCGCACGCCTGATGAAGCGCTCGCGGTCATGCGAAGCATGGCAGCCCGGTGGTCCGATCAGGACATCGCCGCGTCGCTAAACCGGATGGGAATACGCACCGGACAGGGTAAGACATGGACAGCACACCGTGTCAGCTCCATGCGGCGCGTGCGCGACATTCATGCCTACCGGTCGGCGGAGAAAGACGGCGAATGGTTGACGATGTCGGAGGCTGCCAGCCTGCTCGGCGTGAGCAGCCACGTGATTCGACGCCTGATCAGGGATAAGGTTCTGCCTGCCGGCCAGGTGGTACCCGACGCCCCTTGGCAGATCCGTGCAAGTGACCTGCACACCGAAGCGGTCACAGCTGCGTTGGCCCGCAAACATCGCCCGTGTCGCGACAATACCGAAGGTCAAATCCCAATGTTTATCGAGGTTTCGGAAGGAGGTGCACAATGAACGCCCCATTACAAACGGGCGAATGGAATTTTCGCAAGGGTTGTTCGATATGGGCCAGTTGCCGTTCTCGATGTATCGGATCAGCTTGGGCCACTGCCCATGCAGATAGGTCAGGGCCTTGCCGAGTAAACTTTGCGGCACGACGCCGGGCAACTGTTCAAGCATCAGCGTTTCGATGGCATCGAGCACGCGTGCACTGTATCGTCGTCGCAATCGCTGTCGTCGTTCAGCCGGCCACGTTTCACTGCGCGCCTCCGCCGCAAACAGCTTGCCGATCAGTTTGATGAAGCGTGTGGCGAGCAGATCGGGGGAGCGTGCCGCCTTGGGCACGTTATCTTCGGCCTTGACCAGATACCGTCTCGCATGAGCCCAGCATCCGAGGTGCACGAGTTGATACTGTTGCGCAATGCCGTTGTAGGGCTCGTATCCGTCGGTCATCAGAACCGCGCCCCTGCGGATGCCGGCGAACAGTTTGTCGGCCAGCTTCGCGCCGCGACCAGCCGTATAGGCGAAACAGCGGATGGGCGTTCCCGATCCGGTCATTTGCGACCAGAGATAGCTTTTCGTTTGCGGCTTGCGCCCTTCTTCTTTCAGGACCTGGAACGTCGTCTCGTCGCAGTAGATCACGTCAGCATCGAGCAACGCGTCGCGCATCAGGTTGATAACGGGCTGCGTCGCGAGACCGACGCGGACCATGCTCGCGGCGAGCGTGTTCGACGAGATGTCGCCACCGAAGCGTCGCAGCAGGCCCGCCTGGCGATAGATCGGCATGCCAAACTGATACTTGCCGGAGGCGACCCACGCGAGTGCCGATTCCGTCAGCAGTCCACGCGGGATGATGCGCAGCGGCGCTGGCGTGACCTTGATGCCAAGATCGCAGCACGGGCAGGCATACTTGACGCGCTGGTGCTGGATGACGCGAAGCTGTTCGGGGATCACGTCGAGCTGCTCGCTCGTTTCGACGCCGATCTCGACGAGTGCATGTCCGTCGTGGTTGCAGAAACGTTCGGCTTCGGGAAGTTCGTGCCGAACGACTTCGCGCGGCAGATTGGGATCGAGCGGTTTGCGATGACCGCGTTTCTTGCGCGTATGCGCGGCGATCGTGGTTTCGGGAGTATCTTCCTGCGCGGGTGTCGCGTTCGCGCCGAGCACTTCGGCTTCGTTGAACAGACCGGGTTGCTCAGCGGATCGCGCTTCGCTCTTCGCGCCGAATAGCTCGCGACGGTAAGCACGCAGTCGTTCCTCGGCGAGATCGCGCTCCGCCGTCATGAGGCGCAGTGCACTGCGTAACTCGTCGCGCTCTTTCTGAACGGCACCATGTTCCTCACGCATCGCGAGGAGCATCCTGAGTTCGTCGGCGTCAATGGTCACGTTGATCGGCATGTCACTTAGACCGGCACGCCGATAACGTGTTCAACTCACGCGAGCATAATGGCGTTTCGGATGCCGCTGAAGAGCAGCAATGTCAGCACCTTCGAGAAGCCAGTGCAGCAGATTGACGGTCAACGTCACGACTTCGGTTTTGCTGTCAGGCCAGACGAAGCGATCATTGGCCTCGAGTCTCTTGAGCATGAGCCAGAAACCGTTGTCCTGCCAGCCCAGGATCTTGACGCGATCGCATCGCCGGTTGGTAAAAACGTAGAGCGAGGAATCCATCGGATTCAGGCGCATCGCCTGTTCGACGAGAATCGACAGACTGTTCATTCCGTACCGGAAATCAACGGGATCGCGGTGCAGGTACACCTTCAGATTTTCGTCGAACCGGAACACGGCATCCTCCCGAACATCTGGACCACGGTGCTCAGTTCCTCGATGCTCGCTGCACTGAGATCAAGCTCCACGCCATTCGACAGTCGCACATGCAGCGAAAGCGTGATCGGCGCAGTTGCAGTCAACACGAGTGGCAACGGCGGCACCGATGGTGTTGAGACGACCGGCACAAATGCAGAGGTAGACGGTGCGGACAGGAGGTGCTTACTTGAGCCCGCAACGTCGATCGATGCGTCATCCACGCCACGACGGAAGTCCTCGTGGGCAATTACGTCGACGGCAGATGACGGTAGATCGCGCTCGTCGGCGCGCGTTTCCTGCGATGCCAATGCGATGCCTTTCTCGCGCTCCATCAGATACTTCGTGATCCATTTGCGCAGCAGGTTAGCGTTGATCCCGTGCTCCTGTGCCAAACGGGCGACTGACGCGCCTGGTCGCAAGGCGGCCTCAATCAGTACGCGCTTGCCTCCCTCGTCATAGCGACGGCGCCCGTCGCGGCTTTGACGAACTACTTTCAACTCTGAGTCTTTGCCAGTCATAGGTGTCCACCTCCAAAATAGGTGGACACCTATGCTCCTCGCTCAGAGCGTCGTTGTGTAGGCGCCGAATATGGATCGCTTACTTACGAACCGGTGGGCGATACTCTCGACGTCAGGTTTTCTGAACTTAACGCTAACGATACAGGGTCCTATTTGATTTGGGCCATCGCTCAAGATGGCGCTTTGCTCGTTGGGAAAGAAATCAACAGAATGGGCCATCCGTGTCTTACGGGCTTCAAGCCGGCGCGTATCGCCGGCGAATTGAAGCGCACGCCGGAAGGTTGGGTCATTAATTCAAAGTCCGGCCGTTATAGCGGCGATTACACGAACGCGCCGGAGCTGCTCGGAAATGCTTTGCGCCGGTTCCAGTCCATTTTTCACGCGTCCAGAGATCGGTTGTCGATCGAGCCGTGGGCGCCATTGGACGCTAGCTGAGTCAAGCAGTGCGGGCGTGAGACCGCTGCCTTCGTCGCCCGGCGCGCTGCCGCGAGCCTATCAAACGCTAACCGCAGGTATTGAAGTCGAGCCGTCGGTTTGCATAATTCAGATCATTTCTCGGTTTGCCCCCGAGTTTTGGTCGAGGATCGGGAGCAAATTGCTTCGCGCGGCGATTCCGTACGAATGAGTCGTTGCAATTGTATGCAAACAATCAGCGAACTGCCGTGATAAACCATTAGGATTGGTAAATTTGACATAAATTAAATGATCAATATTTTATTAAGATTCCTAAAAATTACGAATTCACGAGACGCGCTTTCAGGAGAAGCGAACGCGTAAGATCGTGCGGAGGCGGTTGGACAATGATGCTGAGGATACCGTCCGCCAGCAGTGCTGTCGCATCACAGGTAGCAAGGGCATTGCGCTGAGGGCCCCCCCCCCAGCTGCCCGGAGGTGTATCGCGGAATGTACTGGTGCGGAGACGCGGGAGGCGGGGGATGATAATGTCGCTCAGCCGTCACTTTTTCGATGCGCAACGCGTTCAGTAAGCGCCGAATAGCCGATCAAGCGCGGCACTGATTCGGTCCTGTTCACCTTTGAGCGTACCGATCGCCGGGCCGAGTTCACTGGTCCGGACCGCGCCGAGAAATGGAGTTTCCAGCAAGAACGGCTCTCCGTCGATCTCGATGATGGGTGAGATATCCTGGGCAACCTTGCTCGTCGTGTAATTTCCTGCTACGCGCGTCAAGGGAACGACTACGCGTGATATGAGATCGCCGAGATGATCGCTTTGCACGTCCAACAAGAAGGGTGACTTGATTCTGGATCTTGCCGAAGGGTTGTTGTAAAGGTCAAACCGCGCCATCAAAACGTCCGATATTCTTCCAAGGGCAAGCCGTCACGCTCGATACGTGCGTTCATTTCGGCGATGAAGTCCGCGTTCATTTCCGCCCAAGCACGAGCCTCGGCCGCCTGGACCTCCTCGCGCAAGCCACGCTCGCTTGCTCGCGACACGTTGACATCTAGGGCCTTTGCGCGCTCGAGCAGATCCGTGGGTAGCGAGACGTTGGTGGGTTTGCGCGTAACCTTCAATGGCGCCGGCGCTTTTGCGACCCGCGCCCGGTCAGATTGCGCGATACGTGCATTTGTCATGTGCAACTCCGGTGTGCATGAAACATGCGCATATTCTGCCACAACTTTCGACGCGAGGTAGGCCGGTTCGGACCGGCTTTTCATCCATTAAGCCTACCGAAACTTCGGCTGCTAGGCCATCGGTATGCCATGGGGCGCGTGGCTCCCAGTAGAGGCCGTCGAAAGCCGCGTCATGCACCATAGCATTTGACATAACATAATTTGCCCCTAATTTTTATTTATCCGCCACTCAAACAGTTGTCCGCCATCGTCGATGGGAGTAGGATTAAATCCTACTGAAGGAGATCGTCGTGCGAACCACACAG from Burkholderia sp. WP9 carries:
- a CDS encoding MFS transporter: MARRAVAGATVGTALEWFDFALYGVVAATVFPKLFFPSLDPTASLLASLASFWAGLAARPLGAIVCGMLGDRWGRRKLMLVTVSVMGVSSFLMGLLPTYQQVGILAPTLLVSLRIIQGFALGGESTGAQLMAVEHASAARRGWYSGLLGICSPLSQILANFTLFTLAAVLSSDDFDSWGWRIPFLASFVLVLLGIYIRSRVSETPAFEALNKSGVRARAANPLGIVLKYHWRTALRLTLFFCGPAALFYLIVVFSLSYLTKHLGVPKQTGFMLLMIANVCAIVGALAGGYLSDRIGRKRALMLGSFCTLVCCLVYFPILNQNSIAMTMAVMGAFLGFTQFQSGIQPVWFADSFPTEARYTGSALSYSGANLLTGGPMPIVAVALLNAFHGSPWAIVAVCGSLNLLSFLMIAVSRETKGTALERSPTH
- a CDS encoding IS6 family transposase translates to MKKSKSPYYGFRFPAAVIGCAVRWYYRFNLSLRDIEELLLERGVSVSYESVRNWCDRFGAQFARRAKAARARPGSTWHLDEMFVILRGDPYLLWRAVDEHGVELDILLQKRRDKAAAERFFKRVLRLHPVPRKIVTDQLRSYAAAKADIPELASVKHVFFRAAARLNNRAENSHQPTRRRERQMQGFRDPRRTQRFLASFGPIRQHFALPRHRMNAACHRAELKARLLTWQEWTGVKASQANS
- a CDS encoding recombinase family protein, which produces MTMTNTDRLPAALLKRKAVVYVRQSTQAQVQMNLESKRRQYELVEEAKRRGFRNVEVIDDDLGRSASGTVARPGFERLVGWLCAGEVGAVLCLDASRLARNGRDWHHLLELCGLVEARVIDLDGVYDPGHPNDRLLLGMKGSISEFELNVLRTRMHDARHAKARRGELRISVPIGYVWHREAGLGFDPDLRLQEVIRTIFARFRELGSARQVLLAMRAEQIHFPRPSDGRSLITFDWTLIRYRNVIAVLKNPFYAGVYAYGKNEVRTSVVEGRARKSYKHPKPCGEWKVMLQEHHDGYIGWDEFERNQKQLAANAYGKAGDVKTGRGGRALLAGLLACGRCGKRMSTGYSGRAPGHPVYRCMRLELPAGTPQCIIFGGSRVDAALARELVRVVEPLAIEAAQQAERMHMETLEEQRRIVELELQQAQYEATLAERRYAACDPENRLIAAQLEKVWETALRRVQTCQMRLDTIGTTTPDPTVVPDFTGLAGDLNTAWNAPDVTMRVRQQLVRALIADIIADVDEVTHEIILTIHWQGGQHSQLRIRKPRPGEHECRTPDEALAVMRSMAARWSDQDIAASLNRMGIRTGQGKTWTAHRVSSMRRVRDIHAYRSAEKDGEWLTMSEAASLLGVSSHVIRRLIRDKVLPAGQVVPDAPWQIRASDLHTEAVTAALARKHRPCRDNTEGQIPMFIEVSEGGAQ
- the tnpB gene encoding IS66 family insertion sequence element accessory protein TnpB (TnpB, as the term is used for proteins encoded by IS66 family insertion elements, is considered an accessory protein, since TnpC, encoded by a neighboring gene, is a DDE family transposase.), with translation MFRFDENLKVYLHRDPVDFRYGMNSLSILVEQAMRLNPMDSSLYVFTNRRCDRVKILGWQDNGFWLMLKRLEANDRFVWPDSKTEVVTLTVNLLHWLLEGADIAALQRHPKRHYARVS
- a CDS encoding transposase, which encodes MTGKDSELKVVRQSRDGRRRYDEGGKRVLIEAALRPGASVARLAQEHGINANLLRKWITKYLMEREKGIALASQETRADERDLPSSAVDVIAHEDFRRGVDDASIDVAGSSKHLLSAPSTSAFVPVVSTPSVPPLPLVLTATAPITLSLHVRLSNGVELDLSAASIEELSTVVQMFGRMPCSGSTKI
- a CDS encoding CcdB family protein — translated: MARFDLYNNPSARSRIKSPFLLDVQSDHLGDLISRVVVPLTRVAGNYTTSKVAQDISPIIEIDGEPFLLETPFLGAVRTSELGPAIGTLKGEQDRISAALDRLFGAY
- a CDS encoding type II toxin-antitoxin system CcdA family antitoxin, with product MTNARIAQSDRARVAKAPAPLKVTRKPTNVSLPTDLLERAKALDVNVSRASERGLREEVQAAEARAWAEMNADFIAEMNARIERDGLPLEEYRTF